A genomic stretch from Bordetella sp. N includes:
- a CDS encoding SCO family protein, which produces MAARRGWSAWVLAAACLLPGALLGGLTASAGAAQTVYDVAGHLPDLRFTLAGAQGKTVTDADVRGRTVLLFFGYANCPDVCPTTMAQLTDVLGQLGEDAAKVRILFVSVDPHRDTPDALQAYVNAFNHSAIGLTGTEKQIADLARRYRVSYQIDKPRPGADPEVYNVAHSRGVFVFDATGRARLLLADSADSAQIVQSLKPLLK; this is translated from the coding sequence ATGGCAGCGCGCCGGGGCTGGTCCGCGTGGGTCCTGGCGGCGGCGTGCCTGCTGCCAGGCGCGCTGCTTGGCGGCCTGACGGCCAGCGCGGGCGCGGCCCAGACCGTCTATGACGTGGCCGGGCACCTGCCCGACCTGCGCTTTACGCTGGCAGGCGCCCAGGGCAAGACCGTCACCGACGCCGATGTACGGGGACGCACCGTACTGCTCTTTTTCGGCTACGCCAATTGTCCGGACGTCTGCCCAACCACCATGGCGCAGCTGACCGACGTGCTCGGCCAGCTGGGCGAGGATGCGGCCAAGGTCCGCATTCTCTTCGTCAGCGTCGATCCGCACCGCGATACGCCCGATGCTTTGCAAGCGTATGTGAACGCGTTCAATCACTCGGCCATCGGCCTGACGGGGACGGAAAAACAGATCGCCGACCTCGCGCGGCGCTACCGCGTGTCCTACCAGATCGACAAGCCGCGGCCCGGGGCCGATCCCGAGGTCTACAACGTGGCGCACAGCCGCGGGGTCTTCGTCTTCGATGCCACCGGGCGCGCGCGCCTGCTGCTGGCTGACAGCGCCGACAGCGCGCAAATCGTGCAAAGCCTGAAGCCCCTGTTGAAATAA
- a CDS encoding GlsB/YeaQ/YmgE family stress response membrane protein produces MDIIIMIIVGFIVGLIARAIMPGDQPMGFILTTILGIIGAVVAGFLGRTLGWYAPGEPAGWIASVVGAIIVLFVVGLVRRRA; encoded by the coding sequence ATGGACATCATCATCATGATCATCGTGGGTTTCATCGTCGGCTTGATCGCACGCGCGATCATGCCCGGGGACCAACCCATGGGATTCATCCTGACCACCATACTCGGCATCATCGGCGCCGTTGTGGCAGGCTTCCTGGGTCGCACGCTGGGCTGGTACGCGCCCGGCGAGCCGGCCGGCTGGATCGCCTCGGTGGTCGGCGCCATCATCGTGCTGTTCGTCGTCGGCCTGGTGCGCCGCCGCGCCTAG